A region from the Bdellovibrionales bacterium genome encodes:
- a CDS encoding AAA family ATPase has protein sequence MMGNRGQGVFLSFGLISISQVASQFFQKWLVISFFVTQIFFPQSGFGADDPVPTEVSKPSAETTKKPGTCRKTVASAGESLKPKKPVGRKAAAEGIDGEKASTGVAKPEKPLALVRDPSSEAPQILFELKDLLRLESQAELADNPAVKYPFLVMNAGEKAVALIHSTPPQASRDPLFKRKPVLVYPTLSGVLPESENRGVVGQEGPIAAVVQFLMAKASGQNVGKSPGLPGPAGTGKTEFLVALDKLQKNLPKKSPVYREYSYVWKNLDKIPSLASLRLSQTVKPQLPRSPFTLLRSDIQDEILKGVLPEIRSRHKFIVSTGWTQPEPHSTYYLTALFYHFFPKYSLGTASIDDLSREEYLWFLEQLNEFVVIVPRSSVVPESKEPLMIRAQPEEANLTRIFASPNMRNVALLGANHPLATDYNGSFFRADGRPVLVDEMYRNGKDLLNILLDVVQNGDVQTDYGDVVKADTLVIWTSNTQSIEKASEDQALLASLDRAEKNHMNLLLSPDQIEQIAVTRQVGAQMFDMRPLDSSEKVPYNALDIYPLPDAEGKTATAYRRYALYYKGGANRSTLVSPLTLNYMAWLAAASRMVVDIPSLRKHQTELSLVTANPQQFLDPIYRLRVILGEIDPSSEAELVELSRMHLLLNEGNQGITSRDFETWIRYLVQVSQEKNVSITPLLADIAFQELLDRNKITPDKLETRAHWQNLRRMIKHQVLLPRLENDVRIIISGEGEKADRIYDEVSRELIELANRPEADYVSSDSGAQQIPINRDRLKLILDAYQVKNNLRFEPKFLLRTMRGANRAPIRDSKLMEAVRQFLADQDSRTADYISSFDSFYRGETHDPSVVEQVGRSERVLFKYGYDVPSFQQAVGFVAQMRSEKLLKNKKVDQP, from the coding sequence ATGATGGGCAATCGTGGGCAAGGGGTCTTTTTGTCTTTTGGGCTAATTTCAATCTCTCAAGTGGCGAGTCAATTCTTCCAGAAGTGGCTTGTTATCAGTTTTTTTGTAACGCAAATTTTTTTTCCGCAGTCCGGATTTGGTGCAGATGATCCGGTTCCAACAGAGGTCTCAAAGCCCTCAGCCGAGACAACCAAAAAGCCTGGAACTTGTCGGAAAACTGTGGCTTCCGCCGGTGAATCGCTGAAGCCCAAAAAGCCTGTAGGTCGGAAGGCGGCTGCTGAAGGCATTGACGGAGAAAAGGCATCAACGGGTGTTGCAAAACCAGAAAAGCCTTTGGCCCTTGTCAGAGATCCATCTAGTGAAGCACCGCAAATTCTTTTTGAATTAAAGGATCTACTGAGGTTGGAATCTCAAGCTGAGTTAGCCGATAACCCAGCTGTTAAATATCCATTTCTCGTTATGAATGCGGGGGAAAAGGCTGTTGCCTTAATTCATTCAACACCCCCCCAAGCTTCGCGTGATCCTCTTTTTAAGCGAAAGCCTGTCTTGGTTTATCCGACTCTTTCGGGAGTCTTACCTGAATCAGAGAATCGTGGGGTTGTTGGCCAAGAGGGGCCAATAGCGGCTGTTGTTCAATTTCTAATGGCCAAGGCCAGCGGGCAAAATGTTGGCAAGTCACCCGGATTACCAGGGCCGGCTGGGACGGGAAAAACGGAATTTCTCGTTGCCTTAGATAAGTTGCAGAAAAATCTGCCAAAAAAGTCTCCTGTATATCGAGAATACAGTTATGTTTGGAAGAATCTTGATAAGATTCCATCACTGGCTTCTCTGCGATTGAGCCAGACTGTTAAACCTCAGCTTCCGCGATCGCCGTTTACCCTTTTGAGATCAGATATCCAAGATGAAATTTTAAAGGGGGTACTACCTGAAATCAGGAGTCGTCATAAATTCATCGTTTCAACAGGATGGACGCAGCCCGAACCACATTCCACATATTACCTGACAGCTCTTTTTTACCATTTTTTTCCTAAATATAGTCTCGGTACGGCCAGTATCGATGATCTCAGTCGCGAGGAGTATCTTTGGTTTTTGGAGCAACTCAATGAATTTGTCGTTATCGTGCCCCGGTCTTCAGTTGTGCCGGAGTCAAAAGAGCCGTTGATGATTCGTGCTCAACCGGAGGAGGCAAACTTGACCAGAATTTTTGCATCTCCAAACATGAGAAACGTTGCACTGCTGGGAGCCAATCATCCATTGGCTACCGACTATAACGGCAGTTTCTTTAGGGCCGATGGTCGACCCGTTCTGGTTGATGAGATGTATCGGAATGGCAAGGATCTTCTTAATATTCTTCTTGATGTCGTCCAAAATGGGGATGTTCAGACGGATTACGGGGATGTGGTAAAGGCGGATACTTTGGTTATCTGGACATCTAACACCCAGAGCATAGAAAAAGCATCTGAGGATCAGGCTCTCCTTGCGTCTCTGGATCGAGCAGAGAAGAACCACATGAATTTGTTACTTTCCCCAGACCAAATCGAACAAATTGCAGTGACGAGGCAAGTAGGGGCGCAAATGTTTGACATGCGTCCTCTCGATTCAAGCGAAAAAGTGCCCTACAATGCCCTGGATATTTATCCCCTTCCAGATGCAGAGGGTAAGACAGCAACAGCTTATCGAAGATACGCCCTCTACTATAAAGGAGGCGCAAATCGATCGACGTTGGTGAGTCCTCTGACATTAAATTACATGGCTTGGTTGGCTGCAGCCTCAAGGATGGTTGTAGACATCCCAAGTCTTAGAAAACATCAGACCGAACTCAGTTTAGTCACGGCAAATCCACAGCAATTTTTGGATCCAATTTATAGATTGCGAGTGATTCTCGGAGAGATAGATCCTAGCAGTGAAGCAGAATTGGTTGAACTCTCCAGGATGCATCTTTTGCTTAACGAAGGGAATCAGGGTATTACTTCCCGAGATTTTGAAACCTGGATACGCTACCTCGTTCAAGTATCTCAAGAAAAAAATGTGTCGATTACTCCTTTATTGGCAGACATTGCATTTCAGGAGCTCCTGGATCGAAACAAAATTACTCCAGATAAACTTGAGACCAGGGCCCATTGGCAGAATCTCCGCAGAATGATTAAACATCAAGTTCTCTTGCCTCGTCTTGAAAATGATGTTCGGATTATTATTTCGGGTGAAGGTGAAAAAGCAGACCGCATCTACGATGAAGTATCGAGGGAGTTAATTGAGCTGGCGAATCGCCCAGAAGCTGACTACGTGAGTAGCGATTCTGGCGCTCAACAGATTCCTATTAATCGGGATCGGCTGAAGCTGATCTTGGATGCCTACCAGGTCAAAAACAATCTCAGGTTTGAGCCGAAATTCCTTCTCAGAACGATGAGGGGCGCCAACAGGGCTCCCATTCGTGATTCAAAACTAATGGAGGCGGTCAGGCAATTTCTTGCCGATCAGGATTCAAGAACGGCGGATTACATTTCATCATTTGATTCATTTTATCGTGGCGAGACCCATGATCCATCTGTTGTTGAACAGGTTGGAAGAAGCGAGAGAGTTCTCTTCAAATATGGCTATGATGTTCCGTCCTTTCAACAGGCCGTTGGATTTGTTGCTCAGATGAGATCAGAGAAGTTGTTAAAGAACAAAAAAGTAGATCAACCTTAA
- a CDS encoding SpoVR family protein: MILRVIASLVFILGFSAQVYASGDRCMKELAKRSDQNGKKGRTGSSHYRIIESPRAVPEARVYNEYIEELTKQGGVLEQLGLETSPQVIEFVPPLDLQAIVSGSAGGYPVRHYLDGAAVLRAMRPSGGFALEVIYPGGGKDGEEGYQHGLFRDDNRLNEQYSIIDHAFIGHSHFAKHSGLPHYRVGQGLEATRELDEVLERAYREFDQDYVMRWYLFAQTLMPLLDYSAPYWEDVGDFAPQVGTTSWRPQGGGQVGRPEVLPHPRRITENVLQAITANLGPEEPSWKREILEKLVISMSFRPALVHTQIMNEGWASIMQEIIPRHTESHHTFEYYLNSQRVMQSENFPKVKDPYSLGVFCWRRIRERFEAKPEISSLKSQIEKDAKFIKHAEELMESMTDDDFIRFAVDQRFIDKTKLAVVRRATREEMDPNLPPPSPRNPDDPPPAQWIIVSRDPERVAQMLVDTVLKPKYTYRPRVRLMNFQRPNTGEMELVIDDDFGRAIPIDHETIGPALYALANLTNRSISLEATFSETVEGQLPDWLWHMPEWWKKLYGHLYVTDEKKLIRGRVTMSPYGDINAYKIVKETYPPGVLDTGTVRKRSFTEEKSPELEKEFSSYLGAYIADLYLEDDQQLEKAVSGSETLRQEVSKGIKKISDDPIPQGSLVLQSPNAAGAISQFEMMLNRRMAMAMERASKLKGGFVIGSGGKVKIRALPSEVHIEFDVEYLNKILNELPPAPVRQAAPNLHMTLAKSDSDGVVASPFNPDAGGNGQVGPIDGHEGDRFWGPGDGKGGKGNKPGEDENDPSWIDIPDELYSRFLGERVKLPKLNKKPGLSKRNAKKPGKSRRSLGGMLREDRIMENAVGRGVTSLLQDDRDPFENPEDMIHEGFELLQPLDIIVKSTKPTKKPDVKAVVVFVLDASASVASYMDAFKRFVNDMEALVRYNYKGFDFRFIAFDTAAHLLKNRDEFFKFPLGGGTNYSAGIDRAKKLFEDDYPRAAWDRYTFVLGDMEDFGDKGMGSIKSLLEESEYFGGIAGLHGNYMPDLFQGIVSEASSNDAVGHTVIDKDGGYVIRNLREVLRNEEESK; encoded by the coding sequence GTGATTTTGAGGGTGATTGCATCTTTGGTTTTCATTCTGGGGTTTTCTGCGCAAGTCTATGCTAGCGGCGATAGGTGCATGAAGGAGTTAGCCAAGAGGAGTGATCAGAATGGCAAGAAGGGTCGGACCGGAAGTTCGCATTATAGGATTATTGAAAGTCCTCGTGCGGTTCCAGAGGCTCGAGTTTACAATGAGTATATTGAGGAACTGACAAAGCAGGGAGGAGTATTAGAGCAACTTGGACTTGAGACATCGCCTCAGGTGATTGAATTTGTGCCGCCTCTGGATTTACAGGCGATCGTTTCTGGATCAGCCGGTGGTTATCCAGTTCGACACTATCTGGACGGCGCAGCTGTTCTGAGAGCCATGAGACCATCGGGTGGATTTGCCTTAGAAGTTATTTATCCAGGTGGAGGAAAAGATGGCGAGGAAGGCTATCAGCATGGCCTTTTTAGAGACGACAATCGTTTGAATGAACAATACAGTATTATTGATCACGCCTTTATTGGACACAGTCATTTTGCTAAGCATTCAGGTTTGCCCCATTATCGAGTGGGACAGGGGTTGGAAGCAACTCGCGAACTTGATGAGGTTTTGGAAAGAGCTTATCGGGAGTTCGATCAAGATTATGTCATGAGATGGTATTTGTTCGCCCAGACATTAATGCCTCTCCTTGATTATTCTGCTCCCTATTGGGAGGACGTTGGCGACTTTGCTCCTCAGGTTGGGACAACATCTTGGAGGCCACAGGGAGGGGGTCAAGTGGGGAGGCCCGAGGTATTGCCTCATCCGAGAAGAATTACAGAGAATGTTCTTCAGGCAATCACGGCTAATTTGGGGCCCGAGGAGCCGTCCTGGAAACGGGAAATTCTGGAAAAATTGGTTATTTCGATGAGCTTTAGGCCGGCGTTGGTTCACACTCAGATAATGAACGAAGGCTGGGCGTCGATCATGCAGGAGATAATTCCACGCCATACTGAGTCTCACCACACCTTCGAATATTATTTGAATTCGCAACGTGTGATGCAATCGGAGAATTTTCCAAAAGTAAAGGATCCTTATTCCCTGGGCGTTTTTTGTTGGAGGCGGATTCGGGAACGTTTTGAAGCAAAGCCTGAAATATCGTCTTTGAAATCTCAAATTGAAAAAGATGCGAAATTTATAAAGCATGCTGAAGAGTTGATGGAAAGCATGACGGACGATGATTTTATCAGGTTTGCAGTCGATCAGCGTTTTATTGACAAGACCAAATTAGCCGTTGTCAGAAGGGCGACTCGGGAGGAAATGGATCCAAATCTTCCGCCACCAAGTCCGAGGAACCCTGATGACCCGCCACCAGCACAGTGGATTATCGTGAGCCGTGATCCTGAACGAGTGGCACAAATGTTAGTCGATACAGTTTTGAAGCCCAAGTACACCTACAGACCTCGTGTGAGATTGATGAATTTTCAGCGACCTAATACCGGAGAAATGGAGTTAGTGATTGATGATGATTTTGGAAGGGCAATTCCAATTGATCATGAAACAATCGGGCCGGCTTTGTATGCTTTGGCTAATCTAACAAATCGCTCCATTAGTTTGGAAGCAACTTTCTCAGAAACTGTTGAAGGTCAACTTCCTGATTGGCTTTGGCATATGCCAGAATGGTGGAAAAAACTGTATGGTCACCTCTATGTGACCGATGAAAAGAAATTGATTCGAGGAAGAGTGACCATGTCTCCTTATGGCGATATAAATGCCTATAAGATTGTCAAGGAGACCTATCCTCCTGGTGTACTTGACACAGGAACAGTGAGGAAGCGCAGTTTTACGGAGGAGAAGTCGCCAGAACTGGAAAAGGAGTTTTCGAGTTACCTGGGTGCCTATATCGCTGATCTTTATCTCGAGGACGATCAACAGTTAGAAAAGGCGGTTAGTGGATCGGAGACTCTTAGACAGGAGGTCTCTAAGGGGATTAAGAAGATCTCAGATGATCCCATCCCTCAAGGCTCTTTGGTGCTTCAGTCTCCTAATGCAGCAGGAGCCATTTCCCAATTTGAAATGATGCTCAATCGGCGCATGGCAATGGCCATGGAGAGAGCGAGCAAATTAAAAGGGGGCTTTGTCATAGGATCTGGTGGAAAAGTAAAAATTCGGGCGCTGCCTTCGGAGGTGCATATAGAATTTGATGTTGAATATCTCAACAAAATACTTAACGAGCTTCCTCCTGCACCTGTTAGGCAGGCAGCACCAAACCTTCATATGACTCTTGCAAAATCAGATTCCGATGGTGTGGTGGCGAGCCCTTTCAATCCAGATGCGGGAGGCAACGGGCAGGTTGGCCCCATTGATGGTCACGAAGGTGATCGATTTTGGGGGCCAGGGGATGGTAAAGGTGGAAAGGGGAATAAGCCGGGAGAAGATGAGAATGATCCCTCCTGGATTGACATCCCTGATGAGCTCTACAGTCGATTTTTAGGAGAGAGGGTTAAGCTACCTAAGCTCAACAAAAAGCCGGGACTCTCAAAGAGAAATGCAAAGAAGCCAGGAAAGAGTCGGCGGAGCTTAGGGGGAATGCTGAGAGAAGATCGGATCATGGAGAATGCCGTTGGGAGGGGCGTTACCTCTTTGTTGCAGGATGACAGGGACCCTTTTGAAAATCCAGAAGATATGATTCATGAAGGATTTGAATTGCTTCAACCTTTGGACATCATCGTTAAGTCAACAAAGCCGACAAAGAAACCTGACGTCAAGGCGGTCGTGGTATTTGTTTTGGATGCCTCTGCATCTGTCGCTTCCTATATGGATGCCTTCAAAAGGTTTGTTAATGATATGGAGGCTTTGGTTAGATACAATTATAAGGGTTTCGATTTTCGCTTTATCGCGTTTGATACCGCAGCGCACCTGCTGAAAAATAGGGACGAGTTTTTTAAATTTCCGTTGGGTGGGGGAACGAACTATTCGGCTGGAATAGATAGAGCTAAGAAACTTTTTGAAGACGATTACCCCCGCGCAGCCTGGGATCGGTACACCTTCGTCCTTGGTGACATGGAGGATTTTGGAGATAAGGGCATGGGTTCCATCAAATCACTTCTTGAAGAGAGCGAGTACTTTGGTGGTATTGCTGGGCTCCACGGAAATTACATGCCGGATCTTTTTCAAGGTATTGTTTCAGAGGCTAGTTCAAACGATGCAGTTGGACACACTGTCATCGACAAGGATGGAGGCTACGTGATTAGAAACCTAAGAGAAGTCCTCAGAAATGAAGAAGAATCGAAGTGA
- a CDS encoding HD domain-containing protein yields the protein MSDQAYMKIRMASIHPSHPLPFDVYVCINGRYVHYLRSGDTITAAKIDSLEKKAPDSFFLRIEDRQPYKVYIHQQLSSDKIHGKDKALILRESSFSLVEELFESPNVARALQESRGIIDQFVSFIDAEPEAVSYLIGLSSHDFYTYTHSLDVSIYSLGLGQSASYQGEELKELGLGALFHDIGKRNVNVDIITKTGPLDESEWAEMQRHPTYGLKILTEQKGSTNLKACCFEHHESFLGNGYPQQLSGQEIHPMARIVAITDTYDALTTKRSYNQPMTPTNALEFMKHKLAARYDQDLMNAMYDVLFQMKAEASKTS from the coding sequence ATGAGTGATCAAGCCTACATGAAGATCAGGATGGCGTCGATTCATCCATCTCATCCCCTTCCCTTCGATGTGTATGTGTGCATCAACGGACGTTATGTTCACTATCTAAGGAGTGGTGATACCATCACCGCAGCAAAAATCGATAGCCTTGAAAAAAAAGCACCTGATTCGTTTTTTCTTCGAATCGAGGACCGCCAGCCATATAAGGTCTATATCCACCAGCAACTGAGCAGTGATAAAATCCACGGCAAAGACAAAGCCCTTATCCTCCGTGAAAGCTCTTTTTCTCTTGTTGAGGAACTCTTTGAGAGTCCCAATGTTGCAAGAGCACTTCAGGAATCACGCGGCATCATCGACCAGTTCGTGTCATTTATCGATGCTGAACCTGAAGCAGTCTCCTATCTGATTGGCCTTTCAAGTCATGACTTCTACACCTACACCCATTCACTTGATGTATCTATTTATAGCCTTGGACTCGGACAGTCGGCCTCCTATCAGGGAGAAGAACTCAAAGAGCTGGGTTTGGGCGCTCTCTTTCATGACATAGGCAAACGAAACGTGAACGTCGACATCATCACAAAGACAGGTCCCCTGGATGAGTCGGAGTGGGCTGAAATGCAGCGTCACCCCACCTATGGCCTCAAGATACTCACAGAGCAGAAGGGCTCAACAAACCTGAAGGCCTGTTGTTTTGAACATCATGAGTCTTTTCTCGGAAATGGTTATCCTCAGCAGCTCTCTGGTCAGGAGATCCACCCAATGGCACGCATTGTCGCAATCACTGATACCTACGATGCGCTGACGACCAAACGCTCCTACAATCAACCAATGACTCCCACAAATGCGCTTGAATTCATGAAACACAAACTTGCCGCAAGATATGACCAAGACCTGATGAACGCCATGTACGACGTCCTTTTTCAGATGAAGGCGGAAGCTTCGAAAACCTCTTAG
- the recG gene encoding ATP-dependent DNA helicase RecG, with protein sequence MSLTIDTSVQYIKGVGPKLGGILSRRGINTVGDLLEWFPRSYEDHRAIRNIASLQVEQVVSLVAEVVSLRSSVLGRSGKRMFEMVVKDQTGRVSCKFFRIPHKGFFDKFQTYDKIQIIGKVSNYRGRTEFLHPEIHHAQIGIEESDSLVPIYTETEGLSPSKIRRVISTALDSSSLEDPLPTWMCRDFELLERSQALREIHQPPKNAADLFLTFRSPAQQRMIFDDFFWMELLLVMRRAELEGEKAYQVKPQSSRVDNIRDGLAFQLTFAQNRAFGEIVTDLQKQHPMHRLVQGDVGCGKTIVALLAAAQVADSGFQTCLMVPTEILATQHFQSWQKRLEPLGLRVALLTSQAKESTKKEIYQRLVSGEIDIVIGTQALLQSKVQFKQLGLVIVDEQHRFGVEQRVTLKEKGISPHFLLMTATPIPRSLAMTLYGDLDVSVIDELPLGRQPILTRVTHEAKRALIWEFLEKQVNQGRQAYVVYPLVDESEKIDLKNAREEFEKLKARFPQFSLGLLHGKMKSVEKDQTMKEFREGKIQILVATTVIEVGVDVPNSNIMVIEHAERFGLSQLHQLRGRVGRGEYKSYCILVLGSAVSDEARQRVEIMERSGDGFKIAEADLELRGPGEFLGTRQSGLLGFKMADLVRDFGTLEKARAAAINLIEVDPNLEKPEHQKIQRQLKLKQTNLWG encoded by the coding sequence ATGTCCTTAACAATTGACACATCAGTTCAATACATCAAGGGGGTTGGCCCTAAGCTTGGTGGTATTTTATCTCGGCGAGGAATCAATACAGTCGGCGATTTGTTGGAATGGTTTCCAAGATCTTACGAAGATCATCGGGCGATTCGCAATATCGCCAGTCTGCAGGTGGAACAGGTCGTTAGTCTGGTCGCTGAAGTGGTCAGCTTGCGTTCCTCAGTTCTTGGACGAAGTGGGAAAAGAATGTTTGAGATGGTGGTGAAAGATCAAACAGGTCGAGTTTCCTGTAAATTTTTTCGGATTCCCCATAAAGGATTTTTTGATAAATTCCAGACATATGACAAAATTCAAATTATTGGAAAGGTCAGCAATTATCGCGGACGGACAGAATTTCTTCATCCCGAAATACATCATGCGCAAATAGGAATTGAAGAGAGTGATTCTTTGGTTCCAATCTATACTGAAACTGAGGGATTGAGCCCCTCGAAGATTCGGAGAGTGATTTCTACGGCTCTAGACTCTTCTTCTCTTGAGGACCCTTTGCCAACCTGGATGTGCCGAGATTTTGAGCTGTTGGAACGGTCTCAGGCCCTTCGCGAAATTCATCAACCTCCGAAAAATGCGGCCGATTTATTTCTGACTTTTAGATCTCCAGCACAGCAACGAATGATATTTGACGATTTTTTTTGGATGGAACTTTTACTTGTCATGAGGCGGGCGGAACTAGAAGGAGAGAAAGCCTATCAAGTGAAGCCTCAATCAAGTCGAGTTGATAACATCAGAGACGGATTGGCCTTTCAGCTCACATTCGCTCAAAATCGTGCCTTTGGTGAAATTGTCACAGATTTGCAGAAGCAGCATCCGATGCACCGCCTGGTCCAGGGAGATGTGGGATGTGGGAAAACAATAGTGGCCTTACTTGCTGCAGCCCAAGTGGCTGATTCGGGATTTCAAACTTGCCTCATGGTTCCTACAGAAATTCTAGCGACACAACACTTTCAGAGTTGGCAAAAAAGACTCGAGCCCTTAGGGCTGCGAGTGGCCCTCCTCACGAGCCAAGCAAAAGAATCAACAAAAAAAGAGATTTATCAAAGATTGGTTTCTGGCGAAATTGATATTGTAATAGGAACACAGGCTCTGCTTCAGTCCAAAGTGCAATTCAAACAGCTCGGTTTGGTCATTGTGGATGAGCAGCACCGGTTTGGGGTAGAGCAAAGAGTGACATTAAAGGAAAAGGGCATTTCACCTCATTTTCTTTTGATGACGGCAACGCCTATTCCGCGATCACTTGCAATGACTCTGTATGGCGATTTGGATGTTTCAGTAATTGATGAATTGCCCCTTGGCCGACAGCCCATCCTGACCCGGGTGACTCATGAAGCAAAGAGAGCTTTGATCTGGGAATTTCTCGAAAAGCAAGTGAACCAAGGTCGTCAGGCCTACGTTGTCTATCCTCTCGTCGACGAAAGTGAAAAAATTGATCTAAAAAATGCAAGGGAGGAATTTGAGAAATTAAAGGCCAGATTCCCTCAATTTTCGTTGGGACTCTTGCATGGAAAAATGAAATCTGTCGAAAAAGATCAAACGATGAAGGAATTTCGTGAGGGAAAAATTCAAATTTTAGTTGCGACAACGGTGATAGAAGTCGGGGTGGACGTTCCCAACTCCAATATCATGGTCATTGAACACGCTGAGAGATTTGGCTTGTCTCAGCTTCATCAGTTAAGGGGTCGAGTGGGCAGAGGCGAATACAAGAGCTATTGCATTTTAGTCTTGGGCTCGGCCGTTTCTGATGAAGCTCGTCAGCGTGTTGAAATCATGGAAAGAAGTGGCGATGGGTTCAAAATTGCAGAAGCTGATTTGGAGTTGCGTGGTCCGGGAGAATTTCTAGGAACTCGTCAATCGGGTCTATTAGGGTTTAAAATGGCTGATCTCGTGCGTGATTTTGGAACTCTTGAAAAGGCAAGAGCTGCGGCTATCAACCTCATTGAAGTTGATCCCAATTTGGAGAAACCCGAGCATCAAAAAATTCAGCGGCAGTTGAAGTTGAAGCAAACAAATTTGTGGGGTTGA
- a CDS encoding S8 family serine peptidase — protein MQFKQIIRDQDRKLLQDSGLKIFNYIPDDAYVVEGSPDTILALSLRPEIQAVLPMMPIWKKSSDLPRVSVFNRNNQAIVMVQLNQDSQEQEFRDHLNGLDGAEILDGEGNAYYLKIHLSQIDQLAHMDEVIWIQAFSQMRLQYMNFPENSSLTHFELNPQAGDYTDLTGFESGTKIMGFEEAWKRGFDGRGQQVAMADTGLDSGDISSLVGEFQGQVKKGYSYGIGATNWSDVMGHGTHVAGSVVSNGVTSGGRIRGGAFGAEMIPEGMWSPIIDNLTVPAKLNKLFSSVYSDGARIHTNSWGGGQIAGTYDSYASQADEFIWSNPDMLVLFAAGNNGVDRSKDGRVDENSMASPGSAKNVLTVGASENLISQGGIQRKLGELMGGEPWGVEPLKSDTLSNSADGIAAFSSRGPCLDGRIKPDIVAPGTNVVSTCSTVKGASPLWGNYNPSYCYSGGTSMSTPLVAGAAAVLRQYLNQEWGNANPSAALMKGILIATADDMYPGQYGIGPSQELPKSAPNNHEGYGRVNIERATTPKILESYYSLIDQTEGLGTGEIFTEKVKVSAGKVKVTLVYTDAPGSPNAAKALVNNLDLEVEISPPSGVGQLPPSGQGSLPTTLVSRNSTDNIEQLILDQAVAGELTIKVVGANIPKGRNGKQPFAVVVSK, from the coding sequence ATGCAGTTTAAGCAAATCATTCGCGATCAAGACAGGAAGTTGCTTCAGGACAGTGGCCTCAAGATTTTTAATTATATTCCAGATGATGCTTATGTTGTAGAAGGATCACCTGACACGATCCTCGCGTTGAGTTTGAGACCTGAAATACAAGCCGTTCTTCCCATGATGCCAATTTGGAAGAAAAGTTCCGATCTCCCGCGCGTCAGCGTTTTCAATCGGAATAACCAAGCCATCGTGATGGTTCAGCTAAACCAGGACAGCCAGGAGCAAGAATTTCGAGATCATCTGAACGGACTTGATGGCGCAGAAATTCTGGACGGTGAGGGCAATGCCTATTATTTGAAAATCCACTTGAGCCAAATTGATCAACTCGCTCACATGGATGAAGTAATTTGGATACAAGCCTTTTCGCAAATGAGATTGCAGTACATGAACTTTCCAGAAAACTCTTCTTTGACCCATTTTGAACTTAACCCCCAAGCGGGAGACTATACAGATCTCACGGGATTTGAGTCCGGTACAAAAATTATGGGATTTGAAGAGGCTTGGAAACGTGGATTTGATGGTCGTGGTCAGCAAGTGGCAATGGCCGATACGGGTCTTGATAGCGGCGACATTTCGTCATTGGTCGGCGAATTTCAAGGACAAGTGAAAAAGGGATATAGCTATGGAATCGGTGCCACCAACTGGTCCGATGTGATGGGGCACGGCACTCACGTGGCTGGATCGGTAGTGAGCAACGGAGTGACTTCTGGCGGTCGGATTCGAGGAGGCGCTTTTGGTGCAGAGATGATCCCAGAGGGGATGTGGTCTCCTATTATAGACAATCTGACGGTGCCGGCAAAACTCAATAAACTATTTTCCTCAGTTTACTCAGACGGAGCTCGGATTCACACAAACTCGTGGGGAGGGGGGCAAATTGCAGGGACCTATGATTCTTATGCTTCCCAGGCCGACGAATTTATTTGGTCTAATCCCGACATGCTCGTTCTTTTTGCTGCAGGTAACAACGGGGTGGATCGAAGCAAAGATGGACGAGTGGATGAAAATTCGATGGCATCTCCGGGATCTGCTAAAAACGTGCTGACGGTCGGGGCCTCAGAGAATCTTATTTCGCAAGGTGGAATTCAACGAAAACTCGGAGAATTAATGGGAGGAGAGCCCTGGGGAGTAGAGCCTCTTAAGAGTGATACCCTCTCAAACAGTGCGGACGGAATTGCCGCTTTTTCCTCTCGGGGACCTTGTCTTGACGGACGAATCAAACCTGATATCGTGGCGCCGGGAACCAATGTTGTGAGCACCTGCTCGACAGTCAAAGGAGCGAGCCCGCTTTGGGGAAACTACAATCCTAGTTATTGCTATTCTGGGGGAACTTCGATGTCGACTCCACTTGTGGCTGGGGCCGCCGCTGTTCTTCGCCAATACCTCAATCAGGAATGGGGAAACGCAAATCCCAGTGCGGCTTTAATGAAGGGTATTTTAATTGCGACCGCCGATGACATGTATCCTGGACAATATGGCATTGGGCCTAGCCAAGAACTTCCAAAATCTGCTCCAAACAATCATGAGGGCTACGGTCGCGTTAATATTGAGCGGGCCACAACGCCAAAGATTTTGGAGTCTTATTATTCTTTGATCGATCAAACCGAAGGACTCGGTACAGGTGAGATTTTCACTGAGAAAGTTAAAGTCTCTGCAGGAAAAGTGAAAGTGACTTTGGTTTACACTGATGCTCCTGGCTCGCCGAATGCGGCAAAGGCGCTTGTCAACAATCTAGACCTTGAAGTTGAGATATCTCCTCCTTCAGGAGTCGGGCAGCTCCCTCCCTCTGGGCAAGGTTCTCTCCCAACAACGCTGGTATCTAGAAATTCCACTGATAACATCGAGCAGCTGATACTCGATCAGGCAGTGGCGGGTGAGTTGACAATCAAAGTTGTTGGGGCGAATATTCCAAAGGGGCGAAATGGGAAGCAGCCTTTTGCCGTGGTGGTTTCAAAATAA